One window from the genome of Paracoccus zhejiangensis encodes:
- the hisD gene encoding histidinol dehydrogenase, producing MSLIQDLPHGVTWLRQPARSASGDNAPVEAAVRQILADIRSRGDAAVREYSERFDGTAPEVFEVSMADREAAVAALDPQTRADTEFAIANVRAFAEAQLATIGALSDFQPRPGVHMGHRVIPVERVGCYVPGGRYPLLSAPIMTIVPATVAGVGEIIACLPPNAHPAMIAGCHLSGADRIFRIGGAQAIAAMAFGTASVPRVDKIVGPGNAYVNEAKRQVFGPVGIDQLAGPSEIYILADETGDAAMIATDLLAQAEHDVRTRVGLITTDKALAEAVEAEVARQLQTLSTAETAGAAWRDYGEIAVCADEAAMIAYSDVIAAEHLQVHTRDPQAMAAKLRNYGSLFIGPLASVVYSDKCAGTNHTLPTMAAGRYTGGLWVGAYAKIATHQWLTPEGVREVAPPAARQSASEGLEGHRRAAQLRLDLLQAK from the coding sequence ATGAGCCTGATCCAAGACTTGCCGCATGGCGTGACCTGGCTGCGCCAGCCGGCGCGCAGCGCCAGTGGCGACAATGCCCCGGTCGAGGCCGCCGTGCGCCAGATCCTGGCCGATATCCGGAGCCGCGGGGATGCCGCGGTCAGGGAGTACTCCGAACGCTTCGACGGCACCGCGCCCGAGGTCTTCGAGGTTTCCATGGCCGACCGCGAAGCCGCCGTCGCGGCGCTTGATCCGCAGACCCGCGCCGATACCGAATTCGCCATCGCCAATGTCCGTGCCTTCGCCGAGGCCCAGCTTGCGACCATCGGCGCGCTGTCCGATTTTCAGCCCCGCCCTGGCGTGCACATGGGCCATCGGGTCATCCCGGTCGAGCGGGTCGGCTGCTATGTGCCGGGCGGGCGCTATCCGCTCTTGTCGGCGCCGATCATGACCATCGTTCCGGCGACGGTGGCGGGCGTCGGCGAGATCATCGCCTGCCTGCCGCCCAATGCGCATCCCGCAATGATCGCCGGCTGCCACCTCTCGGGCGCTGACCGCATCTTCCGCATCGGCGGGGCGCAGGCCATCGCCGCAATGGCCTTCGGCACCGCCTCGGTGCCGCGCGTCGACAAGATCGTCGGCCCCGGCAATGCCTATGTGAACGAGGCAAAGCGGCAGGTTTTCGGCCCCGTGGGCATCGACCAGCTGGCCGGCCCCTCCGAGATCTACATCCTCGCCGACGAGACCGGCGATGCGGCGATGATCGCCACCGACCTGCTGGCCCAGGCCGAGCATGACGTGCGCACCCGCGTCGGCCTGATTACCACCGACAAGGCCTTGGCCGAGGCGGTCGAGGCCGAGGTGGCGCGCCAGCTGCAAACCCTCTCGACTGCCGAGACCGCCGGCGCGGCCTGGCGCGACTATGGCGAGATCGCGGTCTGCGCCGACGAGGCGGCGATGATCGCCTATTCCGACGTGATCGCGGCCGAGCATCTGCAGGTCCATACCCGCGATCCGCAGGCGATGGCGGCGAAGCTGCGCAACTATGGCTCGCTGTTCATCGGCCCCTTGGCCAGTGTCGTCTATTCCGATAAATGCGCCGGCACCAACCACACTCTGCCGACCATGGCGGCGGGGCGCTATACCGGCGGGCTGTGGGTCGGGGCCTATGCGAAGATCGCCACGCATCAATGGCTGACGCCCGAGGGTGTGCGCGAGGTTGCGCCGCCTGCCGCACGGCAAAGCGCCAGCGAGGGGCTGGAGGGTCATCGCCGCGCCGCGCAGCTGCGGCTGGACCTGCTTCAGGCGAAATAG
- a CDS encoding amidase, with product MNPADLPLAEAAAQLRARQLRARDLVEAHLERIAARDGRIGAFVALDAEGARRAADLADTALDAGEEGGPLLGIPVAIKDLVEVEGQPLTCGSRIFADRVATKDAAVISALRRAGAIPLGMVATYEFALTGPTFDSAYPPARNPWNVEHITGGSSSGSAAAVAGGLVRIALGTDTGGSVRSPAAYCGVVGLKPTYGLVPMEGVFPLSPGLDHLGPLAASVSDAALMLEAMAPGSSGLDGLGLGVRGLRIGYARDWFADDPAATPALVAAMDEAVSVLSMLGAKIRLIALPDYALAEAAGAVILHAEALHLHRKMLADQLDGYGRQARQSLAAGAGLSKADMARARKAGVSIRAAIDSVMSDCDVIVTPTTLAAAPPVAAFQREETVWTAMRTLPFNLTGHPALSLPIGFEGGLPLGMQIIGKHRAEAMICRVGAAFEAATDHSAQRPYFA from the coding sequence ATGAACCCCGCTGACCTGCCGCTTGCCGAGGCTGCTGCGCAGCTTCGCGCCCGCCAGCTTCGCGCCCGCGATCTGGTCGAGGCGCATCTTGAACGTATCGCCGCGCGCGACGGCAGGATCGGCGCTTTCGTGGCGCTGGATGCCGAGGGCGCGCGCCGCGCCGCCGATCTGGCGGACACCGCGCTGGATGCAGGGGAGGAAGGCGGCCCGCTGTTGGGCATTCCCGTCGCGATCAAGGACCTGGTCGAGGTCGAGGGTCAGCCCCTTACATGCGGCAGCCGGATCTTTGCCGATCGCGTGGCCACCAAGGATGCCGCTGTCATCTCTGCACTGCGCCGGGCCGGGGCGATCCCGCTCGGCATGGTTGCCACCTATGAATTCGCGCTGACCGGCCCGACCTTCGACAGCGCCTATCCGCCGGCGAGGAACCCGTGGAACGTCGAGCACATCACCGGAGGCTCGTCCTCGGGCTCGGCCGCCGCCGTCGCGGGCGGGCTGGTCAGGATCGCGCTTGGCACCGATACCGGCGGCTCGGTGCGCAGCCCCGCCGCCTATTGCGGGGTGGTGGGTCTGAAGCCGACCTATGGGCTGGTGCCGATGGAGGGAGTGTTTCCCTTGTCGCCCGGCCTCGATCATCTCGGGCCGCTGGCGGCCAGCGTCTCCGATGCCGCGCTGATGCTGGAGGCGATGGCACCGGGATCGTCGGGTCTGGACGGGCTGGGGCTGGGCGTTCGCGGGTTGCGCATCGGCTATGCCCGCGACTGGTTCGCCGACGATCCCGCCGCCACTCCGGCTCTGGTGGCGGCGATGGATGAGGCGGTGTCGGTCCTGTCGATGCTGGGGGCCAAGATCCGGCTGATCGCCCTGCCCGATTATGCGCTGGCCGAAGCTGCCGGTGCTGTGATCCTCCATGCCGAGGCGTTGCACCTGCATCGGAAGATGCTGGCGGATCAACTGGATGGCTACGGGCGTCAGGCGCGGCAGAGCCTTGCCGCCGGGGCGGGGCTGTCGAAAGCCGACATGGCCCGCGCCCGCAAGGCGGGGGTGTCGATCCGTGCTGCGATCGATTCTGTCATGTCCGATTGCGATGTGATCGTCACACCGACCACGCTGGCCGCAGCCCCGCCCGTGGCGGCGTTCCAGCGTGAGGAAACCGTCTGGACGGCGATGCGCACCTTGCCCTTCAACCTGACCGGCCACCCGGCGCTGTCGCTGCCCATCGGTTTCGAGGGTGGTTTGCCACTGGGGATGCAGATCATCGGGAAGCATCGGGCCGAGGCGATGATCTGCCGCGTCGGCGCCGCCTTCGAGGCGGCGACCGACCATTCGGCACAACGGCCCTATTTCGCCTGA
- a CDS encoding RraA family protein, with amino-acid sequence MDTALLDLLRSVDTPTVCNAIEVAEGRRGFDRFTRGTVICTEPEAGAIVGYARTASLSAIAPPTEPPEVIRARRMDYYRYMAEAPKPAIAVVEDLDVPNAIGAYWGEINVTVHKGFGLAGTLTNGVVRDLGDLPKGYPVIAGSVGPSHGYVHLRSVGQPVRVFGLTVAEGDLVHADRHGALVVPAEVIPVLAASIRKLLETEKLVLEPARAEGFDFAAFEAAWSAFEKART; translated from the coding sequence ATGGATACCGCCCTGCTGGACCTGCTGAGATCGGTCGACACCCCCACGGTCTGCAATGCCATCGAGGTGGCCGAGGGCCGTCGCGGCTTTGACCGCTTCACCCGTGGCACGGTCATCTGCACCGAACCCGAGGCCGGGGCCATCGTCGGTTACGCCCGAACCGCCAGCCTCTCGGCCATCGCGCCCCCGACCGAGCCGCCCGAGGTGATCCGGGCGCGGCGCATGGATTACTACCGCTACATGGCCGAGGCACCGAAACCCGCCATTGCCGTGGTCGAGGATCTGGATGTCCCGAACGCCATCGGCGCCTATTGGGGCGAGATCAATGTGACCGTCCACAAGGGCTTCGGTCTGGCGGGCACGCTGACGAATGGCGTGGTGCGCGATCTGGGCGATCTGCCCAAGGGCTATCCGGTGATCGCCGGCTCGGTCGGGCCGAGCCATGGCTATGTGCATCTGCGCAGCGTCGGTCAGCCGGTGCGGGTCTTCGGCCTGACCGTGGCCGAGGGCGATCTGGTCCATGCCGACCGCCACGGGGCGCTGGTGGTGCCTGCCGAGGTGATCCCGGTGCTGGCCGCCTCGATCCGCAAGCTGTTGGAGACCGAAAAACTGGTGCTGGAACCCGCCCGGGCCGAGGGCTTTGACTTCGCGGCTTTCGAGGCGGCATGGTCGGCCTTCGAGAAGGCACGGACCTGA
- a CDS encoding alpha/beta fold hydrolase has product MTPLILLPGMMCDGRLFDPQIAALGQTREVRVAPISGHSSTAALAAEVLAHAPPRFALAGLSMGGIVAMEVLAQAPDRIERLALLDTNPRAELPEVQARRAPQIAAVEAGGLRQVMAEQMIPNYLADAAGHPDLLDLCMEMALDLGPQVFARQSLALRDRPDRQEVLAGAGMPTLILCGRADRLCPVERHELMHRQVPGSNLEIIEGAGHLPTLEQPEHTTAALARWLEA; this is encoded by the coding sequence ATGACGCCGCTGATCCTTCTGCCCGGAATGATGTGCGATGGCCGGTTGTTCGACCCGCAGATCGCCGCATTGGGCCAGACCCGTGAGGTCCGCGTCGCGCCGATCAGCGGCCACAGCTCGACCGCCGCGCTGGCGGCCGAGGTGCTGGCCCATGCCCCACCGCGTTTCGCGCTGGCGGGCCTGTCGATGGGCGGGATCGTGGCGATGGAGGTTCTGGCGCAGGCGCCTGACCGGATCGAGCGGCTGGCGCTGCTGGACACCAATCCCCGCGCCGAACTGCCCGAGGTTCAGGCCCGCCGCGCGCCGCAGATCGCGGCGGTCGAGGCGGGCGGGCTGCGTCAGGTCATGGCCGAGCAGATGATCCCGAACTATCTGGCCGACGCGGCGGGGCATCCCGATCTCCTCGACCTCTGCATGGAGATGGCGCTGGACCTTGGCCCGCAGGTCTTCGCCCGTCAGTCGCTGGCGCTGCGCGACCGGCCCGACCGGCAGGAGGTGCTGGCCGGCGCGGGGATGCCCACGCTGATCCTCTGCGGGCGCGCGGACCGGCTGTGCCCGGTCGAACGCCACGAGCTGATGCACCGGCAGGTGCCCGGCTCGAACTTGGAGATCATCGAAGGCGCGGGCCATCTGCCCACGCTGGAACAACCCGAACACACCACGGCGGCCTTGGCCCGCTGGCTGGAGGCATGA